One segment of Triticum aestivum cultivar Chinese Spring chromosome 2A, IWGSC CS RefSeq v2.1, whole genome shotgun sequence DNA contains the following:
- the LOC123188119 gene encoding putative polyol transporter 1 isoform X2, translated as MSGASLYIKRDLQITDVQLEIMMGILSVYALIGSFLGARTSDWVGRRVTVVFAAAIFTTGSLLMGFAVNYAMLMVGRFVTGIGVGYAIMVAPVYTAEVSPASARGFLTSFTEVFINVGILLGYVSNYAFARLPLHLSWRVMLGIGAVPSALVALMVFGMPESPRWLVMKGRLADARAVLAKTSDTPEEAVERLDQIKAAAGIPRDLDGDVVVMHKTKGGQEKQVWKELIFSPNPAMRRILLAALGIHFFQQATGSDSVVLYSPRVFQSAGITGDNHLLGATCAMGVMKTLFILVATFQLDRVGRRPLLLTSTAGMLACLIGLGTGLTVVGRHPDAKVPWAIGLCIVSILAYVSFFSIGLGPLTSVYTSEVFPLRVRALGFALGASCNRVTSAAVSMSFLSLSKAITIGGSFFLYAGIAAIGWIFFFTFIPETRGLPLEEIGKLFGMTDTAVEAQDTATKDKAKVVEMN; from the coding sequence ATGAGCGGTGCGTCGCTGTACATCAAGAGGGACCTGCAGATCACGGACGTGCAGCTGGAGATCATGATGGGCATCCTCAGCGTGTACGCGCTCATCGGGTCCTTCCTCGGCGCGAGGACGTCCGACTGGGTCGGCCGCCGCGTCACCGTCGTCTTCGCGGCCGCCATCTTCACCACCGGCTCCTTGCTCATGGGCTTCGCGGTCAACTACGCCATGCTCATGGTCGGCCGCTTCGTCACCGGCATCGGCGTGGGCTACGCCATCATGGTCGCGCCCGTGTACACGGCCGAGGTGTCGCCCGCGTCGGCCCGCGGCTTCCTCACGTCTTTCACCGAGGTGTTCATCAATGTGGGCATCCTCCTTGGCTACGTCTCCAACTACGCCTTCGCGCGCCTCCCGCTCCACCTTAGCTGGCGCGTCATGCTCGGCATCGGCGCCGTCCCGTCCGCCCTGGTCGCGCTcatggtgttcggcatgccggagtCGCCCCGCTGGCTCGTCATGAAAGGCCGCCTCGCGGACGCCAGGGCCGTGCTGGCCAAGACCTCCGACACGCCTGAGGAGGCCGTGGAGCGCCTTGACCAGATCAAGGCTGCCGCCGGCATCCCTAGGGACCTTGACGGCGACGTGGTCGTCATGCATAAGACAAAAGGCGGCCAGGAGAAGCAGGTGTGGAAGGAGCTCATCTTTTCGCCGAACCCAGCCATGCGGCGCATACTGCTCGCGGCGCTCGGCATCCATTTCTTCCAGCAGGCGACGGGCTCCGACTCCGTCGTGCTGTACAGCCCACGCGTGTTCCAGAGCGCGGGCATCACCGGCGACAACCACCTGCTCGGGGCCACATGCGCCATGGGGGTCATGAAGACGCTCTTCATCCTGGTGGCCACGTTCCAGCTCGACCGCGTCGGCCGGCGGCCGCTGCTGCTGACCAGCACGGCCGGCATGCTCGCCTGTCTCATCGGCCTTGGGACGGGCCTCACCGTCGTGGGTCGGCACCCGGACGCCAAGGTCCCGTGGGCCATCGGCCTGTGCATCGTGTCCATCTTGGCATACGTGTCCTTCTTCTCCATCGGCCTCGGGCCCCTCACCAGCGTGTACACCTCGGAGGTCTTCccgctgcgggtgcgcgcgctgggCTTCGCGCTCGGCGCGTCATGCAACCGCGTGACCAGCGCCGCGGTCTCCATGTCCTTCCTGTCCCTGTCCAAGGCCATCACCATCGGCGGCAGCTTCTTCCTGTACGCCGGCATCGCAGCGATAGGATGGATTTTCTTCTTCACCTTCATTCCGGAGACGCGTGGCCTGCCGCTCGAGGAGATAGGGAAGCTTTTCGGCATGACGGACACGGCCGTCGAAGCCCAAGACACGGCCACAAAAGACAAGGCGAAAGTGGTGGAGATGAACTAG
- the LOC123188119 gene encoding putative polyol transporter 1 isoform X1: protein MKMSPERRGAEGKEEGSGMASAALSEAGAVQPRNKGNFKYAFTCALCASMATIVLGYDVGVMSGASLYIKRDLQITDVQLEIMMGILSVYALIGSFLGARTSDWVGRRVTVVFAAAIFTTGSLLMGFAVNYAMLMVGRFVTGIGVGYAIMVAPVYTAEVSPASARGFLTSFTEVFINVGILLGYVSNYAFARLPLHLSWRVMLGIGAVPSALVALMVFGMPESPRWLVMKGRLADARAVLAKTSDTPEEAVERLDQIKAAAGIPRDLDGDVVVMHKTKGGQEKQVWKELIFSPNPAMRRILLAALGIHFFQQATGSDSVVLYSPRVFQSAGITGDNHLLGATCAMGVMKTLFILVATFQLDRVGRRPLLLTSTAGMLACLIGLGTGLTVVGRHPDAKVPWAIGLCIVSILAYVSFFSIGLGPLTSVYTSEVFPLRVRALGFALGASCNRVTSAAVSMSFLSLSKAITIGGSFFLYAGIAAIGWIFFFTFIPETRGLPLEEIGKLFGMTDTAVEAQDTATKDKAKVVEMN from the exons ATGAAAATGTCTCCGGAAAGACGAGGAGCGGAGGGCAAGGAAGAAGGATCGGGGATGGCTTCTGCTGCGCTCTCGGAGGCGGGGGCAGTCCAGCCAAGGAACAAGGGCAATTTCAAGTACGCCTTCACCTGCGCCCTCTGCGCTTCCATGGCCACCATCGTCCTTGGCTACG ACGTTGGGGTGATGAGCGGTGCGTCGCTGTACATCAAGAGGGACCTGCAGATCACGGACGTGCAGCTGGAGATCATGATGGGCATCCTCAGCGTGTACGCGCTCATCGGGTCCTTCCTCGGCGCGAGGACGTCCGACTGGGTCGGCCGCCGCGTCACCGTCGTCTTCGCGGCCGCCATCTTCACCACCGGCTCCTTGCTCATGGGCTTCGCGGTCAACTACGCCATGCTCATGGTCGGCCGCTTCGTCACCGGCATCGGCGTGGGCTACGCCATCATGGTCGCGCCCGTGTACACGGCCGAGGTGTCGCCCGCGTCGGCCCGCGGCTTCCTCACGTCTTTCACCGAGGTGTTCATCAATGTGGGCATCCTCCTTGGCTACGTCTCCAACTACGCCTTCGCGCGCCTCCCGCTCCACCTTAGCTGGCGCGTCATGCTCGGCATCGGCGCCGTCCCGTCCGCCCTGGTCGCGCTcatggtgttcggcatgccggagtCGCCCCGCTGGCTCGTCATGAAAGGCCGCCTCGCGGACGCCAGGGCCGTGCTGGCCAAGACCTCCGACACGCCTGAGGAGGCCGTGGAGCGCCTTGACCAGATCAAGGCTGCCGCCGGCATCCCTAGGGACCTTGACGGCGACGTGGTCGTCATGCATAAGACAAAAGGCGGCCAGGAGAAGCAGGTGTGGAAGGAGCTCATCTTTTCGCCGAACCCAGCCATGCGGCGCATACTGCTCGCGGCGCTCGGCATCCATTTCTTCCAGCAGGCGACGGGCTCCGACTCCGTCGTGCTGTACAGCCCACGCGTGTTCCAGAGCGCGGGCATCACCGGCGACAACCACCTGCTCGGGGCCACATGCGCCATGGGGGTCATGAAGACGCTCTTCATCCTGGTGGCCACGTTCCAGCTCGACCGCGTCGGCCGGCGGCCGCTGCTGCTGACCAGCACGGCCGGCATGCTCGCCTGTCTCATCGGCCTTGGGACGGGCCTCACCGTCGTGGGTCGGCACCCGGACGCCAAGGTCCCGTGGGCCATCGGCCTGTGCATCGTGTCCATCTTGGCATACGTGTCCTTCTTCTCCATCGGCCTCGGGCCCCTCACCAGCGTGTACACCTCGGAGGTCTTCccgctgcgggtgcgcgcgctgggCTTCGCGCTCGGCGCGTCATGCAACCGCGTGACCAGCGCCGCGGTCTCCATGTCCTTCCTGTCCCTGTCCAAGGCCATCACCATCGGCGGCAGCTTCTTCCTGTACGCCGGCATCGCAGCGATAGGATGGATTTTCTTCTTCACCTTCATTCCGGAGACGCGTGGCCTGCCGCTCGAGGAGATAGGGAAGCTTTTCGGCATGACGGACACGGCCGTCGAAGCCCAAGACACGGCCACAAAAGACAAGGCGAAAGTGGTGGAGATGAACTAG
- the LOC123188120 gene encoding polyol transporter 5 → MDRAALPAAVEPKKKGNVRFAFACAILASMTSILLGYDIGVMSGASLYIQKDLKINDTQLEVLMGILNVYSLIGSFAAGRTSDWIGRRFTIVFAAVIFFAGALIMGFSVNYAMLMFGRFVAGIGVGYALMIAPVYTAEVSPASARGFLTSFPEVFINFGILLGYVSNFAFARLSLHLGWRIMLGIGAVPSVLLAFMVLGMPESPRWLVMKGRLADAKVVLAKTSDTPEEAAERLADIKTAAGIPLDLDGDVVAVPKNKGSSEEKRVWKDLILSPTKAMRHILIAGIGIHFFQQSSGIDAVVLYSPRVFKSAGITGDNRLLGTTVAVGATKTVFILVATFLLDRIGRRPLLLSSTGGVIVSLVGLATGLTVISRHPDEKITWAIVLCIFCIMAYVAFFSIGLGPITWVYSSEIFPLHVRALGCSLGVAVNRLTSGVISMTFISLSKAMTIGGAFFLFAGIASFAWVFFFAYLPETRGRTLEDMSSLFGHTATHKQGAADADDDAGKEKKVEMAATN, encoded by the exons ATGGACCGCGCCGCGCTCCCGGCGGCCGTCGAGCCCAAGAAGAAGGGCAACGTGAGGTTCGCCTTCGCCTGCGCCATcctcgcctccatgacctccatcctCCTCGGCTACG ACATCGGCGTGATGAGTGGAGCGTCGCTGTACATCCAGAAGGACCTGAAGATCAACGACACCCAGCTGGAGGTCCTCATGGGCATCCTCAACGTGTACTCGCTCATTGGCTCCTTCGCGGCGGGGCGGACGTCCGACTGGATCGGCCGGCGCTTCACCATCGTCTTCGCCGCCGTCATCTTCTTCGCGGGAGCCCTCATCATGGGCTTCTCCGTCAACTACGCCATGCTCATGTTCGGCCGCTTCGTGGCCGGCATCGGCGTGGGGTACGCTCTTATGATCGCGCCCGTGTACACGGCCGAGGTGTCCCCCGCGTCTGCCCGTGGCTTCCTCACCTCCTTCCCGGAGGTGTTCATCAACTTCGGCATCCTGCTCGGATATGTCTCTAACTTCGCCTTCGCCCGCCTCTCCCTCCACCTCGGCTGGCGCATCATGCTCGGCATAGGCGCGGTGCCGTCCGTCCTGCTCGCGTTCATGGTGCTCGGCATGCCCGAGTCTCCCCGGTGGCTCGTCATGAAGGGCCGTCTCGCGGACGCCAAGGTTGTTCTTGCCAAGACTTCCGACACGCCCGAGGAGGCCGCTGAGCGCCTCGCCGACATCAAGACTGCCGCCGGCATCCCTCTGGACCTCGACGGCGACGTGGTCGCCGTGCCCAAAAACAAAGGAAGCAGCGAGGAGAAGCGCGTGTGGAAGGACCTCATCCTTTCCCCGACCAAAGCCATGCGCCACATCCTCATCGCGGGAATCGGCATCCACTTCTTCCAGCAGTCTTCGGGCATCGACGCCGTCGTGCTCTACAGCCCGCGAGTTTTCAAGAGCGCCGGCATCACGGGCGACAACCGCCTCCTCGGCACCACCGTGGCCGTCGGGGCCACCAAGACAGTCTTCATCCTGGTGGCCACCTTCCTCCTCGACCGCATCGGCCGGCGGCCGCTTCTGCTGAGCAGCACGGGCGGCGTGATCGTCTCCCTAGTGGGCCTCGCGACGGGGCTCACCGTCATCAGCCGCCACCCGGACGAGAAGATCACCTGGGCCATCGTCCTGTGCATCTTCTGCATCATGGCCTACGTGGCCTTCTTCTCCATCGGCCTCGGCCCCATCACTTGGGTGTACAGCTCGGAGATCTTCCCGCTGCACGTGCGCGCGCTGGGCTGCTCCCTCGGCGTGGCCGTCAACCGCCTGACCAGCGGCGTGATCTCCATGACCTTCATTTCGCTGTCCAAGGCCATGACCATCGGCGGCGCCTTCTTCCTCTTCGCCGGCATCGCCTCGTTCGCCTGGGTGTTCTTCTTCGCCTACCTGCCGGAGACCCGCGGCCGCACGCTGGAGGACATGAGCTCGCTGTTCGGCCACACGGCCACGCACAAGCAGGGCGCCGCGGATGCCGACGACGACGCCGGGAAGGAGAAGAAGGTGGAAATGGCCGCCACCAACTGA